One stretch of Xiphophorus maculatus strain JP 163 A chromosome 19, X_maculatus-5.0-male, whole genome shotgun sequence DNA includes these proteins:
- the LOC102217503 gene encoding GTP-binding protein Di-Ras1-like — MPEQSNDYRVVVFGAGGVGKSSLVLRFVKGTFRDTYIPTVEDTYRQVISCDKSVCTLQITDTTGSHQFPAMQRLSISKGHAFILVYSITSKQSLEELKPIYQQILAIKSNVEAIPIMLVGNKSDETHREVETKDGEDQANRWKCAFMETSAKTNHNVTELFQELLNLDKKRNMSLNIDGKRSGKQSRAERLKGKCSVM; from the exons ATGCCGGAGCAGAGCAACGACTACCGTGTGGTGGTGTTCGGCGCGGGAGGCGTGGGGAAGAGCTCCCTGGTCCTGCGCTTTGTTAAGGGCACGTTCAGGGACACCTACATCCCCACGGTGGAGGACACCTACCGGCAAGTGATCAGCTGCGATAAAAGCGTGTGCACCCTGCAGATCACAGACACCACGGGCAGCCACCAGTTCCCAGCCATGCAGCGCCTCTCCATCTCCAAGGGCCACGCCTTCATCCTGGTCTACTCCATCACAAGCAAACagtctctggaggagctgaaaccCATTTAtcagcag ATTCTGGCCATAAAAAGCAATGTCGAGGCCATCCCCATCATGCTGGTGGGAAACAAGAGCGATGAGACCCATCGTGAGGTGGAGACCAAGGACGGGGAGGACCAGGCCAACCGCTGGAAGTGCGCCTTCATGGAGACGTCGGCCAAGACCAACCACAACGTCACGGAGCTCTTCCAGGAGCTGCTCAACCTGGACAAGAAGAGGAACATGAGCCTGAACATCGATGGCAAGCGCTCCGGGAAGCAGTCCCGCGCAGAGAGACTGAAGGGCAAATGCAGCGTGATGTAG